The following coding sequences are from one Musa acuminata AAA Group cultivar baxijiao chromosome BXJ2-4, Cavendish_Baxijiao_AAA, whole genome shotgun sequence window:
- the LOC135610698 gene encoding uncharacterized protein LOC135610698 isoform X3, with protein sequence MSYEFLHLHRGRQFISHNALSSSVYNVFVSCTIGNVDPVIRNCSHVVTKPIYPVEMEIEGKQIISEQRISSPNKKSGGTTIKMLMAQEIYDDTESRHNPPSVVARLMGLDSTPFQQSVTVDGKIRNNDYLCNGLTGEFQHHQQQECEIRSFSHEKDCRDVYEVWQQPSKNILVKEQSPQKVKYDENSYQRRMTLVQKKFMQAKQLATDGKLLDSKEFQDAVEVLNSNRDLFLKFLEKPNSLFKKHLFEHQSFPLPSLTTSVTVLKPSNTTERKGNKSMARQLLRDSDGSVRKVNKHFWSSSFSGPRGQNFSQQTRIVVLKPSPGKPYNTKTKLSNNSPTMSGGQNSTGALATDELVSSREISKGITCRMGESLNSNIRDEPLFSSTPSNGYIGDENSFNRSDGEDIEDEVGSLRDSKIASPATVYSCDYINKIEAKKRLSERWALVASSVNSQEQTQLRRTSSTLSEVLAIPEINGEGSQEDLAHSSSKLSSGEDDLKEVTFSSTFETTYEDARETSHRNLTRSMSVPTSPSACEIAEFNGKISSSLIGKLIVQPEVPKSNKKKFSFKNKVSKLLFSKSKKSNGQKPLKSPSVGDDRGQCSCSNGSDASNDYLLPSVNDTLSARIKLVTTDRMSHGSTEETPFRKGVLSLGMPGTFGNFVQSQDQSCQISFSETPLVDHVNNGLSQSSGSIIAECPQALSRSPPIGSVARSLSWSSSYLDITSATTLKPSVKFSKADEEHEQFVFVNKLISSVGMDDNKSTIFGGWHSLDSPLNPSLLYESLQIEDEEDKCRERQSHWRLLFDFVNAALLDISQSILLTACPWKTACHGPRRDDTAGTSVAEVWSLVRNTLSGDTKSGNGGIEVDRLVKEEVGGRQWTESRWLEGYELSKEISEKVLEELVEEAVSGLSCH encoded by the exons ATGAGCTATGAGTTCTTGCATCTTCATCGAGGAAGACAGTTCATATCGCATAATGCTTTGTCGTCATCCGTTTACAATGTTTTTGTGTCTTGCACCATTGGCAATGTTGATCCAG TGATCAGAAATTGTTCTCATGTGGTAACCAAGCCAATATATCCTGTTGAAATGGAGATAGAAGGAAAACAA ATAATAAGTGAACAAAGGATCAGTTCCCCAAACAAGAAATCAGGTGGAACAACAATCAAGATGCTTATGGCACAGGAGATCTATGATGATACAGAGTCTAGACACAACCCACCAAGTGTTGTCGCCAGACTGATGGGCCTCGATTCCACACCATTCCAGCAATCAGTCACAGTCGATGGAAAAATAAGAAACAATGACTATTTATGCAATGGTTTGACAGGAGAATTTCAACATCATCAGCAGCAGGAATGTGAGATTAGGTCTTTCTCCCATGAAAAGGACTGTAGAGATGTATATGAAGTGTGGCAACAACCATCCAAGAATATTTTGGTTAAAGAGCAATCTCCACAGAAGGTAAAATATGATGAGAATTCGTATCAAAGGAGAATGACCCTTGTTCAGAAGAAGTTTATGCAAGCAAAACAGTTGGCCACTGATGGAAAGCTTCTTGACTCTAAGGAGTTCCAGGATGCAGTTGAGGTTCTGAATTCTAACAGAGACTTATTTCTCAAATTTCTGGAAAAACCAAACTCACTATTTAAAAAGCATCTCTTCGAGCACCAGAGCTTCCCTTTACCTTCTCTGACTACTAGTGTAACTGTACTGAAACCTTCCAACACCACGGAGAGGAAAGGTAACAAAAGCATGGCAAGACAACTGCTAAGAGATTCCGATGGAAGTGTTAGAAAAGTGAATAAGCATTTTTGGAGCTCTAGTTTTTCTGGGCCAAGAGGTCAGAACTTTTCCCAACAAACAAGGATAGTTGTTCTGAAGCCTAGCCCTGGAAAGCCCTATAACACAAAGACCAAGCTTTCAAACAATTCACCAACAATGTCGGGTGGGCAAAATTCTACTGGAGCTCTAGCAACTGATGAATTGGTAAGTTCAAGAGAAATATCCAAGGGGATAACTTGTCGGATGGGAGAAAGCCTGAATAGCAACATAAGGGATGAACCCTTGTTCTCCTCAACACCATCGAATGGATATATCGGGGATGAGAACTCATTCAACAGGTCAGACGGTGAGGACATAGAAGATGAGGTTGGCAGTCTAAGAGACTCCAAGATTGCAAGTCCAGCCACAGTGTATTCTTGTGATTACATCAATAAAATTG AAGCTAAGAAACGGCTTTCAGAGAGGTGGGCTTTGGTGGCATCAAGTGTGAATAGTCAAGAACAGACACAATTAAGAAGAACCTCAAGCACCTTAAGCGAGGTGCTTGCCATTCCTGAGATAAACGGAGAAGGAAGCCAAGAGGACCTTGCTCATTCTAGCAGCAAGCTGTCCAGTGGAGAAGATGACCTGAAAGAAGTAACATTCTCATCCACATTTGAGACAACATATGAAGATGCTAGGGAGACTTCCCATAGGAACTTAACTAGATCAATGTCTGTCCCAACTTCACCTTCAGCTTGTGAAATTGCAGAGTTCAATGGGAAAATCTCTAGTTCCTTGATCGGCAAACTCATTGTTCAGCCAGAGGTTCCCAAGTCAAATAAAAAGAAGTTTTCTTTCAAGAATAAGGTCTCAAAACTTCTCTTCTCTAAAAGCAAGAAATCAAACGGACAGAAGCCGCTTAAATCTCCCTCAGTTGGTGATGACCGAGGACAATGCAGTTGTTCCAATGGTAGTGATGCAAGTAATGATTATTTATTACCATCTGTTAATGATACTCTTTCAGCACGGATTAAGCTAGTTACCACTGATAGAATGAGCCATGGATCAACTGAAGAGACACCATTTCGTAAG GGTGTTCTTTCTCTTGGGATGCCTGGAACATTTGGGAACTTTGTTCAGAGCCAGGACCAGTCCTgccaaatttcattttcagaaacACCATTAGTGGATCATGTTAATAATGGTTTGTCGCAGTCCTCTGGAAGTATCATTGCTGAATGTCCGC AAGCACTGTCACGGTCTCCGCCGATCGGGTCGGTTGCTCGTTCGTTGTCATGGAGTAGCTCCTACTTGGACATAACATCTGCAACAACCTTAAAGCCATCTGTGAAATTCTCCAAGGCGGACGAAGAACATGAGCAATTTGTTTTCGTTAACAAGCTGATATCATCTGTTGGCATGGACGACAACAAGAGCACGATTTTTGGCGGATGGCATTCGCTCGACAGTCCTCTTAATCCATCTCTACTGTACGAGTCTTTGCAGATAGAAGACGAGGAAGATAAGTGCAGGGAGAGGCAATCGCACTGGAGGCTTCTTTTCGACTTTGTAAATGCAGCATTGTTAGACATCAGCCAATCTATATTATTAACTGCGTGTCCATGGAAAACAGCATGTCATGGGCCTCGGAGAGACGATACGGCCGGCACTTCAGTGGCTGAGGTCTGGTCACTTGTGAGGAACACGTTGTCAGGTGACACCAAATCCGGCAATGGTGGCATCGAGGTGGATAGGTTGGTGAAGGAAGAGGTCGGGGGAAGGCAGTGGACGGAATCTAGGTGGTTGGAAGGGTATGAATTGAGTAAGGAGATTAGTGAGAAGGTGTTGGAGGAGTTGGTGGAGGAGGCAGTGTCTGGATTATCTTGTCACTAA
- the LOC135610698 gene encoding uncharacterized protein LOC135610698 isoform X1, giving the protein MSYEFLHLHRGRQFISHNALSSSVYNVFVSCTIGNVDPVIRNCSHVVTKPIYPVEMEIEGKQIISEQRISSPNKKSGGTTIKMLMAQEIYDDTESRHNPPSVVARLMGLDSTPFQQSVTVDGKIRNNDYLCNGLTGEFQHHQQQECEIRSFSHEKDCRDVYEVWQQPSKNILVKEQSPQKVKYDENSYQRRMTLVQKKFMQAKQLATDGKLLDSKEFQDAVEVLNSNRDLFLKFLEKPNSLFKKHLFEHQSFPLPSLTTSVTVLKPSNTTERKGNKSMARQLLRDSDGSVRKVNKHFWSSSFSGPRGQNFSQQTRIVVLKPSPGKPYNTKTKLSNNSPTMSGGQNSTGALATDELVSSREISKGITCRMGESLNSNIRDEPLFSSTPSNGYIGDENSFNRSDGEDIEDEVGSLRDSKIASPATVYSCDYINKIGSPFSALSFSRASHSSESSVFTEAKKRLSERWALVASSVNSQEQTQLRRTSSTLSEVLAIPEINGEGSQEDLAHSSSKLSSGEDDLKEVTFSSTFETTYEDARETSHRNLTRSMSVPTSPSACEIAEFNGKISSSLIGKLIVQPEVPKSNKKKFSFKNKVSKLLFSKSKKSNGQKPLKSPSVGDDRGQCSCSNGSDASNDYLLPSVNDTLSARIKLVTTDRMSHGSTEETPFRKGVLSLGMPGTFGNFVQSQDQSCQISFSETPLVDHVNNGLSQSSGSIIAECPQALSRSPPIGSVARSLSWSSSYLDITSATTLKPSVKFSKADEEHEQFVFVNKLISSVGMDDNKSTIFGGWHSLDSPLNPSLLYESLQIEDEEDKCRERQSHWRLLFDFVNAALLDISQSILLTACPWKTACHGPRRDDTAGTSVAEVWSLVRNTLSGDTKSGNGGIEVDRLVKEEVGGRQWTESRWLEGYELSKEISEKVLEELVEEAVSGLSCH; this is encoded by the exons ATGAGCTATGAGTTCTTGCATCTTCATCGAGGAAGACAGTTCATATCGCATAATGCTTTGTCGTCATCCGTTTACAATGTTTTTGTGTCTTGCACCATTGGCAATGTTGATCCAG TGATCAGAAATTGTTCTCATGTGGTAACCAAGCCAATATATCCTGTTGAAATGGAGATAGAAGGAAAACAA ATAATAAGTGAACAAAGGATCAGTTCCCCAAACAAGAAATCAGGTGGAACAACAATCAAGATGCTTATGGCACAGGAGATCTATGATGATACAGAGTCTAGACACAACCCACCAAGTGTTGTCGCCAGACTGATGGGCCTCGATTCCACACCATTCCAGCAATCAGTCACAGTCGATGGAAAAATAAGAAACAATGACTATTTATGCAATGGTTTGACAGGAGAATTTCAACATCATCAGCAGCAGGAATGTGAGATTAGGTCTTTCTCCCATGAAAAGGACTGTAGAGATGTATATGAAGTGTGGCAACAACCATCCAAGAATATTTTGGTTAAAGAGCAATCTCCACAGAAGGTAAAATATGATGAGAATTCGTATCAAAGGAGAATGACCCTTGTTCAGAAGAAGTTTATGCAAGCAAAACAGTTGGCCACTGATGGAAAGCTTCTTGACTCTAAGGAGTTCCAGGATGCAGTTGAGGTTCTGAATTCTAACAGAGACTTATTTCTCAAATTTCTGGAAAAACCAAACTCACTATTTAAAAAGCATCTCTTCGAGCACCAGAGCTTCCCTTTACCTTCTCTGACTACTAGTGTAACTGTACTGAAACCTTCCAACACCACGGAGAGGAAAGGTAACAAAAGCATGGCAAGACAACTGCTAAGAGATTCCGATGGAAGTGTTAGAAAAGTGAATAAGCATTTTTGGAGCTCTAGTTTTTCTGGGCCAAGAGGTCAGAACTTTTCCCAACAAACAAGGATAGTTGTTCTGAAGCCTAGCCCTGGAAAGCCCTATAACACAAAGACCAAGCTTTCAAACAATTCACCAACAATGTCGGGTGGGCAAAATTCTACTGGAGCTCTAGCAACTGATGAATTGGTAAGTTCAAGAGAAATATCCAAGGGGATAACTTGTCGGATGGGAGAAAGCCTGAATAGCAACATAAGGGATGAACCCTTGTTCTCCTCAACACCATCGAATGGATATATCGGGGATGAGAACTCATTCAACAGGTCAGACGGTGAGGACATAGAAGATGAGGTTGGCAGTCTAAGAGACTCCAAGATTGCAAGTCCAGCCACAGTGTATTCTTGTGATTACATCAATAAAATTGGTAGTCCTTTCTCAGCCTTATCCTTCTCTCGAGCATCTCACTCATCTGAATCATCTGTTTTTACAGAAGCTAAGAAACGGCTTTCAGAGAGGTGGGCTTTGGTGGCATCAAGTGTGAATAGTCAAGAACAGACACAATTAAGAAGAACCTCAAGCACCTTAAGCGAGGTGCTTGCCATTCCTGAGATAAACGGAGAAGGAAGCCAAGAGGACCTTGCTCATTCTAGCAGCAAGCTGTCCAGTGGAGAAGATGACCTGAAAGAAGTAACATTCTCATCCACATTTGAGACAACATATGAAGATGCTAGGGAGACTTCCCATAGGAACTTAACTAGATCAATGTCTGTCCCAACTTCACCTTCAGCTTGTGAAATTGCAGAGTTCAATGGGAAAATCTCTAGTTCCTTGATCGGCAAACTCATTGTTCAGCCAGAGGTTCCCAAGTCAAATAAAAAGAAGTTTTCTTTCAAGAATAAGGTCTCAAAACTTCTCTTCTCTAAAAGCAAGAAATCAAACGGACAGAAGCCGCTTAAATCTCCCTCAGTTGGTGATGACCGAGGACAATGCAGTTGTTCCAATGGTAGTGATGCAAGTAATGATTATTTATTACCATCTGTTAATGATACTCTTTCAGCACGGATTAAGCTAGTTACCACTGATAGAATGAGCCATGGATCAACTGAAGAGACACCATTTCGTAAG GGTGTTCTTTCTCTTGGGATGCCTGGAACATTTGGGAACTTTGTTCAGAGCCAGGACCAGTCCTgccaaatttcattttcagaaacACCATTAGTGGATCATGTTAATAATGGTTTGTCGCAGTCCTCTGGAAGTATCATTGCTGAATGTCCGC AAGCACTGTCACGGTCTCCGCCGATCGGGTCGGTTGCTCGTTCGTTGTCATGGAGTAGCTCCTACTTGGACATAACATCTGCAACAACCTTAAAGCCATCTGTGAAATTCTCCAAGGCGGACGAAGAACATGAGCAATTTGTTTTCGTTAACAAGCTGATATCATCTGTTGGCATGGACGACAACAAGAGCACGATTTTTGGCGGATGGCATTCGCTCGACAGTCCTCTTAATCCATCTCTACTGTACGAGTCTTTGCAGATAGAAGACGAGGAAGATAAGTGCAGGGAGAGGCAATCGCACTGGAGGCTTCTTTTCGACTTTGTAAATGCAGCATTGTTAGACATCAGCCAATCTATATTATTAACTGCGTGTCCATGGAAAACAGCATGTCATGGGCCTCGGAGAGACGATACGGCCGGCACTTCAGTGGCTGAGGTCTGGTCACTTGTGAGGAACACGTTGTCAGGTGACACCAAATCCGGCAATGGTGGCATCGAGGTGGATAGGTTGGTGAAGGAAGAGGTCGGGGGAAGGCAGTGGACGGAATCTAGGTGGTTGGAAGGGTATGAATTGAGTAAGGAGATTAGTGAGAAGGTGTTGGAGGAGTTGGTGGAGGAGGCAGTGTCTGGATTATCTTGTCACTAA
- the LOC135610698 gene encoding uncharacterized protein LOC135610698 isoform X2 — protein sequence MGRMINTFDLSAGMDRSKLLAERPQRDVIRNCSHVVTKPIYPVEMEIEGKQIISEQRISSPNKKSGGTTIKMLMAQEIYDDTESRHNPPSVVARLMGLDSTPFQQSVTVDGKIRNNDYLCNGLTGEFQHHQQQECEIRSFSHEKDCRDVYEVWQQPSKNILVKEQSPQKVKYDENSYQRRMTLVQKKFMQAKQLATDGKLLDSKEFQDAVEVLNSNRDLFLKFLEKPNSLFKKHLFEHQSFPLPSLTTSVTVLKPSNTTERKGNKSMARQLLRDSDGSVRKVNKHFWSSSFSGPRGQNFSQQTRIVVLKPSPGKPYNTKTKLSNNSPTMSGGQNSTGALATDELVSSREISKGITCRMGESLNSNIRDEPLFSSTPSNGYIGDENSFNRSDGEDIEDEVGSLRDSKIASPATVYSCDYINKIGSPFSALSFSRASHSSESSVFTEAKKRLSERWALVASSVNSQEQTQLRRTSSTLSEVLAIPEINGEGSQEDLAHSSSKLSSGEDDLKEVTFSSTFETTYEDARETSHRNLTRSMSVPTSPSACEIAEFNGKISSSLIGKLIVQPEVPKSNKKKFSFKNKVSKLLFSKSKKSNGQKPLKSPSVGDDRGQCSCSNGSDASNDYLLPSVNDTLSARIKLVTTDRMSHGSTEETPFRKGVLSLGMPGTFGNFVQSQDQSCQISFSETPLVDHVNNGLSQSSGSIIAECPQALSRSPPIGSVARSLSWSSSYLDITSATTLKPSVKFSKADEEHEQFVFVNKLISSVGMDDNKSTIFGGWHSLDSPLNPSLLYESLQIEDEEDKCRERQSHWRLLFDFVNAALLDISQSILLTACPWKTACHGPRRDDTAGTSVAEVWSLVRNTLSGDTKSGNGGIEVDRLVKEEVGGRQWTESRWLEGYELSKEISEKVLEELVEEAVSGLSCH from the exons ATGGGAAGAATGATTAACACATTTGACTTGAGTGCCGGCATGGATCGATCCAAACTACTTGCCGAGAGACCACAAAGAGATG TGATCAGAAATTGTTCTCATGTGGTAACCAAGCCAATATATCCTGTTGAAATGGAGATAGAAGGAAAACAA ATAATAAGTGAACAAAGGATCAGTTCCCCAAACAAGAAATCAGGTGGAACAACAATCAAGATGCTTATGGCACAGGAGATCTATGATGATACAGAGTCTAGACACAACCCACCAAGTGTTGTCGCCAGACTGATGGGCCTCGATTCCACACCATTCCAGCAATCAGTCACAGTCGATGGAAAAATAAGAAACAATGACTATTTATGCAATGGTTTGACAGGAGAATTTCAACATCATCAGCAGCAGGAATGTGAGATTAGGTCTTTCTCCCATGAAAAGGACTGTAGAGATGTATATGAAGTGTGGCAACAACCATCCAAGAATATTTTGGTTAAAGAGCAATCTCCACAGAAGGTAAAATATGATGAGAATTCGTATCAAAGGAGAATGACCCTTGTTCAGAAGAAGTTTATGCAAGCAAAACAGTTGGCCACTGATGGAAAGCTTCTTGACTCTAAGGAGTTCCAGGATGCAGTTGAGGTTCTGAATTCTAACAGAGACTTATTTCTCAAATTTCTGGAAAAACCAAACTCACTATTTAAAAAGCATCTCTTCGAGCACCAGAGCTTCCCTTTACCTTCTCTGACTACTAGTGTAACTGTACTGAAACCTTCCAACACCACGGAGAGGAAAGGTAACAAAAGCATGGCAAGACAACTGCTAAGAGATTCCGATGGAAGTGTTAGAAAAGTGAATAAGCATTTTTGGAGCTCTAGTTTTTCTGGGCCAAGAGGTCAGAACTTTTCCCAACAAACAAGGATAGTTGTTCTGAAGCCTAGCCCTGGAAAGCCCTATAACACAAAGACCAAGCTTTCAAACAATTCACCAACAATGTCGGGTGGGCAAAATTCTACTGGAGCTCTAGCAACTGATGAATTGGTAAGTTCAAGAGAAATATCCAAGGGGATAACTTGTCGGATGGGAGAAAGCCTGAATAGCAACATAAGGGATGAACCCTTGTTCTCCTCAACACCATCGAATGGATATATCGGGGATGAGAACTCATTCAACAGGTCAGACGGTGAGGACATAGAAGATGAGGTTGGCAGTCTAAGAGACTCCAAGATTGCAAGTCCAGCCACAGTGTATTCTTGTGATTACATCAATAAAATTGGTAGTCCTTTCTCAGCCTTATCCTTCTCTCGAGCATCTCACTCATCTGAATCATCTGTTTTTACAGAAGCTAAGAAACGGCTTTCAGAGAGGTGGGCTTTGGTGGCATCAAGTGTGAATAGTCAAGAACAGACACAATTAAGAAGAACCTCAAGCACCTTAAGCGAGGTGCTTGCCATTCCTGAGATAAACGGAGAAGGAAGCCAAGAGGACCTTGCTCATTCTAGCAGCAAGCTGTCCAGTGGAGAAGATGACCTGAAAGAAGTAACATTCTCATCCACATTTGAGACAACATATGAAGATGCTAGGGAGACTTCCCATAGGAACTTAACTAGATCAATGTCTGTCCCAACTTCACCTTCAGCTTGTGAAATTGCAGAGTTCAATGGGAAAATCTCTAGTTCCTTGATCGGCAAACTCATTGTTCAGCCAGAGGTTCCCAAGTCAAATAAAAAGAAGTTTTCTTTCAAGAATAAGGTCTCAAAACTTCTCTTCTCTAAAAGCAAGAAATCAAACGGACAGAAGCCGCTTAAATCTCCCTCAGTTGGTGATGACCGAGGACAATGCAGTTGTTCCAATGGTAGTGATGCAAGTAATGATTATTTATTACCATCTGTTAATGATACTCTTTCAGCACGGATTAAGCTAGTTACCACTGATAGAATGAGCCATGGATCAACTGAAGAGACACCATTTCGTAAG GGTGTTCTTTCTCTTGGGATGCCTGGAACATTTGGGAACTTTGTTCAGAGCCAGGACCAGTCCTgccaaatttcattttcagaaacACCATTAGTGGATCATGTTAATAATGGTTTGTCGCAGTCCTCTGGAAGTATCATTGCTGAATGTCCGC AAGCACTGTCACGGTCTCCGCCGATCGGGTCGGTTGCTCGTTCGTTGTCATGGAGTAGCTCCTACTTGGACATAACATCTGCAACAACCTTAAAGCCATCTGTGAAATTCTCCAAGGCGGACGAAGAACATGAGCAATTTGTTTTCGTTAACAAGCTGATATCATCTGTTGGCATGGACGACAACAAGAGCACGATTTTTGGCGGATGGCATTCGCTCGACAGTCCTCTTAATCCATCTCTACTGTACGAGTCTTTGCAGATAGAAGACGAGGAAGATAAGTGCAGGGAGAGGCAATCGCACTGGAGGCTTCTTTTCGACTTTGTAAATGCAGCATTGTTAGACATCAGCCAATCTATATTATTAACTGCGTGTCCATGGAAAACAGCATGTCATGGGCCTCGGAGAGACGATACGGCCGGCACTTCAGTGGCTGAGGTCTGGTCACTTGTGAGGAACACGTTGTCAGGTGACACCAAATCCGGCAATGGTGGCATCGAGGTGGATAGGTTGGTGAAGGAAGAGGTCGGGGGAAGGCAGTGGACGGAATCTAGGTGGTTGGAAGGGTATGAATTGAGTAAGGAGATTAGTGAGAAGGTGTTGGAGGAGTTGGTGGAGGAGGCAGTGTCTGGATTATCTTGTCACTAA